ATAGACAAACAGAAGCAGCCGATGACCAGTGGTTACATTCTAATTTTGGCGGTTTTGGTGTTGGGGGGAGTCATCGCAGCATCTGGCGATCGCATTGGTTCTAAAGTAGGTAAAGCTCGCTTAACTTTGTTTAAGCTGCGTCCTAAGCAAACAGCTACTTTAGTAACTATTGCGACTGGGTGTTTAATTTCTGCTTCCACTTTAGGTGTATTATTTGGCACCAGTGAACAGTTACGTACAGGTGTATTCGATCTGAAAAGAATTCAGAGGAAACTGTCTAAAACTAGTCAAGAATTAGTCTCAAAAGAACAGGAATTAGCTAAAGTTAAATCTGAACAAAACAACGCTCAAAGCAGCTTAAAAACTATTAATGATAATTTGAAACAAGCGATCGCAATTCAGTCTGCTACTGCTAAAAAGTTAGTAGCGGCTCAAAAGCAATTTCAAGTTGTTTCCCAACAAAGGTTTAGTTTAATTAATGAAATTAAGCAACTCCAAAGAGATAGACAGGATTTAATTGTTCAGAAAAATGCCGTTAAACTTCAAGTAAATACCCTACAAACCGAAGTAGGTAGTCTCAATC
This genomic interval from Merismopedia glauca CCAP 1448/3 contains the following:
- a CDS encoding DUF3084 domain-containing protein; amino-acid sequence: MDVEALDVTSVSLEIDKQKQPMTSGYILILAVLVLGGVIAASGDRIGSKVGKARLTLFKLRPKQTATLVTIATGCLISASTLGVLFGTSEQLRTGVFDLKRIQRKLSKTSQELVSKEQELAKVKSEQNNAQSSLKTINDNLKQAIAIQSATAKKLVAAQKQFQVVSQQRFSLINEIKQLQRDRQDLIVQKNAVKLQVNTLQTEVGSLN